The proteins below come from a single bacterium genomic window:
- a CDS encoding 2-hydroxychromene-2-carboxylate isomerase, whose translation MSELMEIDVFWSFRSPWSYLATRRLRDWQEQYQLKVNLRVVYPIAIRMPEFFQQVQPQWFSYFGTDVFRVAEFLELPFAWPKPDPVIQQIDQDGVRQTATEQPYIHRLSRLGALAEEMGRGIEFADEVSALIWGGTEGWDQGDHLAKATQRAELDLAEMDRRIVAEADRLESVIENNQTDHDHAGHWGVPTCAFRGEPFFGQDRLDVLLWRLKKEGLQTR comes from the coding sequence GCTGATGGAAATTGATGTCTTCTGGTCTTTTCGGAGTCCGTGGTCCTATCTTGCGACCAGGCGATTGCGTGACTGGCAGGAACAGTATCAGTTGAAGGTCAACCTCCGGGTTGTCTATCCAATTGCGATACGAATGCCTGAGTTCTTTCAACAGGTGCAACCGCAATGGTTTTCCTATTTCGGGACTGATGTTTTTCGTGTCGCGGAGTTTCTGGAGCTGCCCTTTGCCTGGCCAAAGCCCGACCCGGTCATACAGCAGATCGATCAAGATGGCGTGCGGCAGACTGCGACCGAGCAACCCTACATCCATCGCCTTTCCAGACTTGGTGCTCTAGCTGAGGAAATGGGGCGTGGGATCGAGTTTGCGGATGAAGTGTCGGCGCTCATCTGGGGCGGCACCGAAGGATGGGATCAGGGCGATCATCTGGCAAAGGCGACACAGAGAGCTGAGCTTGATCTCGCGGAGATGGATCGGCGAATCGTCGCCGAAGCAGACCGGCTGGAATCGGTCATCGAAAACAACCAGACCGACCATGATCACGCGGGCCATTGGGGTGTGCCGACCTGCGCGTTTAGAGGTGAGCCGTTTTTCGGTCAGGACCGCCTGGATGTGTTGCTGTGGCGACTGAAGAAGGAAGGCCTACAGACCCGGTAG